A region of the Pseudomonas asiatica genome:
TTCCGGCCACCACCATGCCGCTGGCTACCATGCCACCACCGACCGCAAGCCGGGCTGGTGGGACAGCTGCATCGGCCCTGGCAAGCCGATCGACACCAACCGCTTCTTCGTGGTCAGCCTGAACAACCTGGGCGGCTGCAACGGCAGCACCGGCCCCAGCAGCATCAACCCGGCCACCGGCAAGCCCTATGGCGCCGACTTCCCGGTGCTGACCGTGGAAGACTGGGTGCACAGCCAGGTGCGCCTCGCCGAGCGCCTGGGCATCCAGCAGTGGGCCGCCGTGGTCGGTGGCAGCCTGGGTGGCATGCAGGCGCTGCAGTGGACCATCAGCTACCCCGAGCGCGTGCGCCATTGCGTCGACATCGCCTCGGCGCCCAAGCTGTCGGCACAGAACATCGCCTTCAACGAAGTGGCACGCCAGGCCATCCTCACCGACCCCGAATTCCACGGTGGTTCGTTCCAGGACCAGGGCGTGATCCCCAAGCGCGGCCTGATGCTGGCGCGCATGGTCGGCCACATCACCTACCTGTCGGATGACTCGATGGGTGAAAAATTCGGCCGCGAGCTGAAGAGCGACAAGCTCAACTACGACTTCCACAGCGTCGAATTCCAGGTCGAGAGCTACCTGCGCTACCAGGGCGAGGAGTTTTCCGGGCGCTTCGACGCCAACACCTACCTGCTGATGACCAAGGCGCTGGACTACTTCGACCCCGCCGCCGCCCAGGGTGGCGACCTGGCGGCCACCCTGAGCCACGTCAAGGCGGATTACTGCATCATGTCGTTCACCACCGACTGGCGCTTCTCCCCGGCCCGTTCGCGCGAGATCGTCGACGCCCTGATGGCCGCGCGCAAGAACGTCTGCTACCTGGAGATCGACTCGCCTTACGGGCACGACGCCTTCCTGATCCCCACGCCTCGCTACATGCAGGGTTTCTCGAACTACATGAACCGCATTGCCATCTGAGGACAGCATGAGAGCCGATCTGGAAATCATCCACGACTGGATCCCCGCCGGTAGCCGGGTACTCGACCTGGGCTGCGGCAGCGGCGA
Encoded here:
- the metX gene encoding homoserine O-succinyltransferase MetX gives rise to the protein MSTVFPEDSVGLVVPQTARFDEPLALACGRSLASYELVYETYGTLNASASNAVLICHALSGHHHAAGYHATTDRKPGWWDSCIGPGKPIDTNRFFVVSLNNLGGCNGSTGPSSINPATGKPYGADFPVLTVEDWVHSQVRLAERLGIQQWAAVVGGSLGGMQALQWTISYPERVRHCVDIASAPKLSAQNIAFNEVARQAILTDPEFHGGSFQDQGVIPKRGLMLARMVGHITYLSDDSMGEKFGRELKSDKLNYDFHSVEFQVESYLRYQGEEFSGRFDANTYLLMTKALDYFDPAAAQGGDLAATLSHVKADYCIMSFTTDWRFSPARSREIVDALMAARKNVCYLEIDSPYGHDAFLIPTPRYMQGFSNYMNRIAI